One Maribacter cobaltidurans genomic window carries:
- a CDS encoding tetratricopeptide repeat-containing sensor histidine kinase, with translation MKIFFLFAYILLSILSFQAILTKYPNNSVRSDQVMRDTVHILELNRKAEELRYKKSDSIRILALKALELSSEIDYEKGIFYSTYNLASHELYQGNTAKSLEYNLKAIKNPNLKLYPSIAIKIYNDIAQAHFIKAEHPKAYENFLMAKYLAEDTQNKTEIIRINSNLGTMFLLIGDYEESMAYYDKAREFIDEDTPNHIHGLILSNLGYLNMKKKALDIALDYLNQGSILAQKTDYSTIKAFNYLTLGEVYRLSEQYDNALEFYKKASTEYLENGDKKGTADLYFGLAMVHMELKEFTLAKEYAHKSLNLYSSFNLKTGLEKCSRLLYQIAKSENDINTSLVYLERAEAYSDSISKEQNRTNIAMLKAKLAFEEERKKLDQKNLTTINQQRNYISWSMCILVIAVSIIIIIYRSNKKRKQLNAVLADKTRNLLENERILNETNETKDKLFSIVGHDLRGPIISLKGLLEVSLKDINGESQFKRFGPKLHKDLEHIHFTLDNLLNWGQTQMQGASVNPVKIIVKKELEEIIGLFEENIKNKNINLLSSLDKSLCVMADLNHFRIIFRNLISNAIKFTHENGTIHIKGEITDNHTIIKVIDNGVGMSKVNINKIWDNKEHLSTFGTQSEKGTGLGLMLCKEMVEKNNGNIQLESEIDVGTSFFISLSKCP, from the coding sequence ATGAAAATATTTTTCCTTTTTGCATATATACTACTTTCAATTTTAAGCTTCCAGGCCATTTTAACTAAATACCCCAATAATTCTGTACGGTCCGATCAGGTAATGCGGGACACCGTTCATATATTGGAACTTAATAGGAAGGCAGAGGAACTGCGGTATAAAAAATCGGATTCCATTCGTATTTTGGCCTTAAAAGCTTTGGAACTTAGCAGCGAAATCGATTACGAAAAAGGGATATTCTATTCCACATACAATTTAGCTAGCCACGAACTATATCAGGGCAATACCGCTAAATCCTTGGAATACAACTTAAAGGCCATCAAAAATCCTAACCTGAAATTGTATCCAAGTATAGCCATCAAAATTTATAATGATATCGCCCAGGCCCACTTTATAAAAGCGGAACATCCAAAGGCTTATGAAAACTTTTTAATGGCCAAATATCTTGCAGAAGATACCCAAAATAAAACGGAGATAATACGAATCAACAGCAATTTGGGGACCATGTTCCTATTAATTGGGGATTATGAAGAATCCATGGCATATTATGACAAGGCTAGAGAATTCATTGATGAAGACACCCCAAATCATATCCACGGTCTCATACTTTCTAATTTAGGCTACCTAAATATGAAAAAGAAAGCTTTGGATATTGCTTTGGACTATTTGAACCAAGGATCCATTCTCGCTCAAAAAACCGACTATTCAACGATTAAAGCTTTTAACTACCTTACTTTAGGTGAAGTATACCGTCTAAGCGAACAATATGATAATGCATTGGAATTCTATAAAAAGGCGTCTACGGAGTACCTTGAAAATGGAGACAAAAAAGGTACTGCAGATCTTTATTTTGGATTGGCTATGGTGCATATGGAATTGAAAGAATTTACACTGGCCAAGGAGTATGCTCATAAAAGCCTTAATCTATATTCTTCATTCAATTTAAAAACAGGACTGGAAAAATGTTCAAGACTTTTGTACCAAATAGCTAAATCAGAAAATGATATAAATACCTCCTTAGTATATCTGGAGAGAGCTGAGGCTTATTCAGATTCTATTTCCAAGGAACAAAACAGAACCAATATAGCCATGCTCAAAGCCAAACTGGCATTTGAGGAGGAAAGAAAGAAACTTGACCAGAAGAACCTGACCACGATAAACCAACAAAGAAATTATATCAGTTGGTCCATGTGTATACTTGTGATTGCAGTTTCAATAATTATCATAATCTATAGATCCAACAAGAAAAGAAAGCAACTCAATGCAGTTTTGGCCGATAAAACAAGGAATTTGTTAGAAAATGAGCGAATACTCAACGAAACCAATGAGACCAAGGATAAATTATTTTCCATTGTAGGTCATGACTTAAGAGGTCCCATCATCTCCTTGAAAGGATTGCTTGAAGTATCCTTAAAGGATATAAATGGGGAAAGTCAATTTAAAAGGTTCGGTCCCAAATTGCACAAAGATTTGGAACATATACATTTTACATTGGACAACCTTTTGAATTGGGGTCAAACTCAAATGCAAGGAGCCTCCGTGAACCCCGTTAAAATAATTGTAAAGAAGGAATTAGAAGAAATTATTGGTTTATTCGAGGAAAATATAAAAAATAAGAATATTAATCTTTTGAGTTCATTAGATAAAAGTTTGTGCGTAATGGCCGATTTGAATCACTTTAGAATTATTTTTAGGAACCTCATAAGCAATGCCATCAAGTTCACTCACGAAAACGGAACTATACATATCAAAGGAGAAATTACCGACAATCATACAATAATTAAAGTAATTGACAATGGAGTGGGTATGTCCAAAGTAAATATCAATAAAATTTGGGATAACAAAGAGCATTTATCCACTTTTGGAACACAATCTGAAAAAGGAACAGGATTAGGGTTGATGCTTTGCAAAGAAATGGTTGAAAAAAACAATGGAAACATCCAGTTGGAGAGTGAAATAGATGTAGGGACTTCGTTCTTCATTAGTTTGTCAAAATGTCCTTAA
- a CDS encoding tetratricopeptide repeat-containing sensor histidine kinase → MLFVFLFYANGNFAQLSLRDSLQIEVAKLQNSTKENTDYIDLILELGLEQRYYNLDSLKILSNEGLKLSTKIDYAKGMAKSYLGLGTFYSDKGKYDQSITSLKKALEISVDSHDDQLRLTILNTIGGQYDYKGDFDLALREYLKCIEIAEYLNDQNMLSIVNENIANLYITQKDYEEGMFYYEKVKKINEKIGDPIIIAETMSNMASTYADIGKLELAMFNINTAIKTFEENKIIDWLAYAYQVKGKVYLKQQKNKWALYWYSQSEYLHEKLDDIREKITLLTGIAEAQLNLGKDSISRIYAQRAYDLSKNIDAASGIEEGSKLLYQIHKNNGDFKSALEYHEIFKDVSTKITRKESMKGLNMLKTKIAYEKQKEYLIQENEKALSKQKNYVYASLIILFIFLVITILIKRNAKIQKKLNRELILKQEDLERKEKYLHEVNHTKNKLFSIIGHDLRGPIGAFQGLIKLFKEGEMSKDEFIGFVPKLKSDIDHISFTLNNLLSWGQTQMNGSVTKPGLTSIENIVNENISLLSEVANAKSIKLINRIEPNTTTWCDSNQIDIVIRNLMSNALKFTPENGIVTIGAVERTKQWEIYVRDNGVGMSEETLGKIFDQSGTHSTYGTNDEKGTGLGLSLCKEMVEKNNGIIWVDSAINKGSSFYFTIPKARKEYKKTA, encoded by the coding sequence ATGCTTTTCGTATTTCTCTTTTATGCCAATGGTAATTTTGCCCAATTATCCTTAAGGGACTCGCTACAAATAGAAGTTGCCAAACTTCAAAATTCAACCAAAGAGAATACCGATTATATCGATTTAATACTTGAGTTAGGACTCGAGCAACGTTATTATAATTTGGATAGCCTAAAAATTTTGTCCAATGAAGGTCTGAAACTGAGTACCAAAATTGATTACGCAAAAGGAATGGCAAAGTCATATTTGGGATTAGGAACTTTTTATTCCGACAAAGGTAAGTACGATCAGTCCATTACCAGTTTAAAAAAGGCATTGGAAATCAGTGTGGATTCCCATGATGATCAATTGAGGCTTACCATACTAAACACCATAGGCGGACAATATGATTATAAAGGCGATTTTGACCTCGCCCTTAGGGAATATTTAAAGTGTATTGAGATAGCAGAATACTTGAACGACCAAAATATGCTATCAATCGTTAATGAGAACATAGCCAATCTTTACATTACACAGAAGGATTATGAAGAAGGAATGTTCTATTATGAAAAAGTAAAAAAAATCAATGAAAAAATTGGTGATCCCATAATCATTGCAGAAACGATGAGTAATATGGCATCTACATATGCCGATATTGGCAAACTGGAACTGGCCATGTTCAATATCAACACCGCAATAAAGACTTTTGAGGAAAACAAAATTATAGATTGGCTGGCTTATGCCTATCAGGTTAAGGGAAAGGTCTATCTAAAACAACAGAAAAACAAATGGGCTCTTTATTGGTACTCCCAAAGTGAGTATCTGCATGAAAAATTAGATGACATAAGGGAAAAAATAACCCTTTTGACAGGCATAGCCGAGGCCCAACTTAATTTAGGGAAGGATAGTATATCCAGAATTTATGCCCAACGTGCCTATGACCTTTCCAAAAACATCGACGCTGCTTCAGGTATAGAGGAAGGCTCAAAGCTTCTTTATCAAATACACAAGAACAACGGTGATTTTAAATCCGCATTGGAATATCATGAAATTTTCAAGGATGTTTCCACTAAGATTACAAGAAAAGAAAGCATGAAGGGACTCAACATGCTTAAGACAAAAATAGCTTATGAAAAGCAGAAAGAATATTTGATACAAGAAAACGAAAAGGCGCTTTCCAAACAAAAGAACTATGTATATGCCTCTTTGATTATCCTGTTTATATTTTTGGTCATAACTATTCTGATAAAGCGAAATGCCAAAATTCAAAAAAAGTTGAATAGGGAGCTTATTTTGAAGCAAGAGGATTTAGAAAGGAAGGAAAAATATCTACATGAAGTTAACCATACCAAAAACAAACTTTTTTCCATTATTGGTCATGACCTGAGAGGCCCAATTGGTGCATTCCAAGGGTTGATCAAATTATTTAAGGAAGGGGAAATGTCAAAAGATGAATTCATCGGTTTTGTACCAAAATTGAAATCAGATATTGACCATATATCCTTTACTTTGAACAACTTACTATCTTGGGGGCAAACCCAAATGAACGGATCTGTAACTAAACCGGGGCTTACTTCCATTGAAAATATTGTCAATGAAAACATTTCATTGCTTTCAGAGGTGGCAAATGCCAAATCTATCAAACTGATTAACAGAATAGAGCCCAATACAACAACATGGTGTGATAGTAATCAAATCGATATTGTTATTAGAAACCTGATGAGCAATGCACTAAAATTTACACCAGAGAACGGAATCGTTACCATTGGTGCAGTGGAAAGAACAAAACAGTGGGAAATTTATGTTCGGGACAATGGAGTTGGGATGAGCGAGGAAACCCTTGGAAAAATATTCGACCAATCTGGAACACATTCCACATATGGTACAAATGACGAAAAGGGAACTGGTCTTGGCCTGTCCTTGTGCAAGGAAATGGTAGAAAAAAACAATGGGATTATATGGGTAGATAGTGCCATTAACAAAGGCTCTAGCTTCTATTTTACCATTCCCAAGGCACGCAAGGAGTATAAAAAAACGGCTTAA
- the bshB1 gene encoding bacillithiol biosynthesis deacetylase BshB1 encodes MKLDILVFGAHPDDAELGAAGTIAKEVANGKKVGIIDLTRGELGTRGSAEIRDKEAEESKGILGVAIRENMEFRDGFFVNDEKHQLEIIRMIRKYQPEIVLCNAIDDRHIDHAKGSELVSDSCFLSGLVKIETQFEGMPQEKWRPKSVYHYIQWKNLTPDFVVDISNFMERKTEAILAYSSQFHDPKSKEPETPISSKTFIESVRYRAQDLGRLVGVDYAEGFTVERMLAVESLDSLI; translated from the coding sequence ATGAAATTAGATATACTGGTGTTTGGTGCACATCCTGATGATGCGGAATTGGGTGCCGCTGGGACCATAGCAAAAGAAGTAGCTAATGGAAAGAAGGTTGGCATCATAGATTTGACCCGTGGGGAGCTGGGAACAAGGGGGTCCGCAGAAATTCGTGATAAGGAAGCTGAGGAATCCAAAGGAATATTGGGAGTAGCCATTAGGGAAAATATGGAATTCAGGGATGGGTTTTTTGTAAACGATGAAAAACATCAGTTGGAGATAATCAGGATGATTAGAAAATATCAACCTGAAATTGTTCTTTGTAATGCCATAGATGACAGACATATAGATCATGCCAAAGGAAGCGAATTGGTAAGTGATTCCTGCTTTTTAAGTGGACTTGTCAAAATAGAAACACAATTTGAAGGCATGCCACAGGAAAAATGGAGGCCAAAATCAGTATATCACTATATTCAATGGAAAAACCTTACCCCAGATTTTGTTGTTGATATCAGTAATTTTATGGAAAGGAAAACGGAGGCCATATTGGCCTACTCCTCACAATTCCATGATCCAAAAAGTAAGGAACCAGAAACTCCAATAAGTAGCAAGACTTTCATTGAAAGTGTTCGCTATAGGGCGCAAGATTTAGGTAGGTTAGTTGGTGTTGATTATGCCGAGGGCTTTACGGTAGAAAGAATGCTTGCGGTAGAGTCATTAGACTCTTTGATTTAA
- a CDS encoding trans-sulfuration enzyme family protein, with the protein MNAKGKGLNTVCTHIGELEDTVHKGAVSPLYMSTSYAFDDVDVKRYPRYFNTPNQEGLCKKIAALEHAESALIFGSGMAAVSTALLAFLRAGDHVVLQQTLYGGTYNLVTEEFDKYGISYSFTEGWQPKDFEEKIRDNTKVIYIETPSNPLLTITDIEGVASIAKKKGIISMIDNTFASPVNQNPIDFGIDIVIHSATKYMGGHSDICAGAVAASKEQINRIFHLAKNFGGSLSEYTVWLLERSIKTMGLRVKAQNENAMEMAKFLESHTDIDAVYYPGLTSHKDHELAKRQMKGFGGMLSFELKPYLDASLFQKSLKLIKSSMSLAGVESTVLSPSQTSHSLMSPEVRAQQGIKDGLIRFSVGIEEPEDLIEDIQNALAVVKNTSKTSV; encoded by the coding sequence ATGAACGCAAAAGGAAAGGGTTTAAACACGGTATGTACACATATAGGGGAATTAGAAGACACTGTTCACAAAGGTGCCGTATCACCTTTGTATATGAGCACATCCTATGCTTTTGATGATGTGGATGTTAAACGGTATCCCCGTTATTTTAACACCCCCAATCAGGAAGGGCTCTGTAAAAAAATTGCGGCTTTGGAACATGCAGAGTCCGCATTGATTTTTGGTAGTGGTATGGCAGCGGTCAGTACGGCCTTGTTGGCGTTTCTTAGGGCTGGGGACCATGTGGTTCTGCAGCAAACGCTATATGGGGGAACCTACAATTTGGTAACGGAGGAATTTGATAAATATGGAATCTCCTATTCCTTTACGGAGGGTTGGCAACCAAAGGATTTTGAAGAAAAAATTCGGGATAACACCAAGGTCATTTATATTGAAACACCATCAAACCCTCTTTTGACCATAACTGATATTGAAGGAGTAGCCTCTATTGCTAAAAAGAAAGGTATAATTTCCATGATCGATAACACCTTTGCCAGTCCGGTGAACCAAAACCCTATCGATTTTGGCATCGATATAGTCATCCACAGCGCAACAAAATATATGGGTGGACATTCGGATATCTGTGCAGGGGCTGTTGCCGCGAGTAAAGAACAGATAAACCGGATTTTCCATTTAGCCAAAAACTTTGGCGGTAGCCTGAGCGAATATACGGTTTGGTTATTGGAACGAAGCATAAAAACCATGGGACTTAGGGTAAAGGCACAGAATGAAAATGCTATGGAAATGGCCAAATTTCTGGAATCACATACCGATATAGATGCTGTTTATTATCCAGGTTTAACATCACATAAAGATCATGAGTTGGCCAAAAGGCAAATGAAGGGTTTCGGGGGCATGCTTTCCTTTGAATTAAAGCCCTATTTGGATGCTTCACTTTTCCAAAAATCCTTGAAGCTTATAAAATCCTCTATGAGCTTGGCGGGGGTAGAGAGTACAGTTTTATCTCCATCCCAAACATCACATTCGTTGATGAGTCCTGAAGTTAGGGCGCAACAGGGCATTAAAGATGGTCTGATACGTTTTTCGGTAGGGATTGAGGAGCCGGAAGATCTTATTGAGGATATTCAGAACGCTTTGGCTGTTGTAAAGAATACATCGAAAACCTCAGTTTAA
- a CDS encoding MATE family efflux transporter → MSSNKYSIKNIASYFWIAVTGKESEFTQGSIRRAIFMLSIPMILEMLMESIFALVDIAYVSKVSVNAVATIGLTESVITLIYALAIGLSMAATAIVARRVGAKDISGAKEAAVQAIGLGVFISVLTGILGFIFAKDILALMGAEPDLIREGYGYTKWLLGGNVVIMLLFLINAIFRGAGDASIAMWTLVLSNGLNIILDPFFIFGWGPIPEFGVTGAAIATNIGRGMAVLFQLGILFFGWGKIKLALKDLIFNFKVMINLIKVSLGGIAQFLIGTSSWVFLMRMMSEFGSEVLAGYTIAIRVMLFTLMPSWGMSNAAATLVGQNLGAKQPERAERSVWKTGRYNVYFMAAVSLIYLLFSTEIVGWFNTTPLVVENGALCLRIIAAGYIFYAYGMVVTQAFNGAGDTGTPTKINLLAFWAFQLPFAYVAAFYFNWGAVGVFLAITLAEVLLAIISIILFKKGNWKRIEI, encoded by the coding sequence ATGAGTTCAAATAAATACTCAATAAAAAATATAGCTTCCTATTTTTGGATCGCCGTAACCGGTAAGGAATCCGAATTTACCCAGGGTAGCATTCGCAGGGCAATTTTTATGCTTTCCATACCCATGATATTGGAAATGCTAATGGAATCTATTTTTGCATTGGTAGATATCGCCTACGTTTCAAAAGTTAGCGTCAATGCAGTAGCTACCATTGGTCTTACCGAGTCTGTAATAACACTTATCTATGCGTTGGCCATTGGTTTAAGCATGGCGGCCACGGCCATAGTTGCCAGAAGGGTAGGAGCCAAAGATATTTCTGGTGCCAAGGAAGCCGCTGTTCAGGCAATAGGCCTTGGAGTTTTTATCTCCGTTCTAACGGGCATTCTGGGTTTTATATTTGCCAAGGACATTCTTGCATTAATGGGTGCGGAACCTGACCTAATCAGGGAGGGCTATGGGTACACGAAATGGTTGTTGGGCGGCAATGTAGTAATCATGTTACTATTTCTAATAAATGCTATTTTTAGGGGGGCCGGTGATGCCTCCATTGCCATGTGGACCCTTGTTCTTTCAAATGGATTGAATATAATCTTGGATCCCTTTTTTATTTTTGGATGGGGACCAATACCTGAGTTTGGTGTTACTGGTGCTGCCATTGCCACCAATATTGGAAGGGGAATGGCTGTATTATTTCAGTTGGGCATCTTGTTTTTTGGTTGGGGCAAAATAAAACTTGCCTTAAAAGACCTTATTTTTAATTTTAAGGTTATGATCAATTTGATCAAGGTTTCTCTAGGGGGGATTGCCCAGTTTTTAATAGGTACCTCTAGTTGGGTATTCTTAATGCGAATGATGTCGGAGTTTGGTAGCGAAGTTTTGGCAGGATATACTATTGCCATTAGAGTGATGCTCTTTACTTTAATGCCGTCCTGGGGGATGAGCAATGCCGCTGCAACCTTGGTTGGGCAGAATTTGGGAGCCAAGCAGCCGGAGCGGGCAGAAAGATCTGTATGGAAAACGGGAAGGTATAACGTATATTTTATGGCAGCTGTCTCTTTGATTTATCTACTGTTTTCAACTGAAATAGTAGGCTGGTTCAATACAACTCCCTTGGTCGTTGAAAATGGTGCACTTTGTCTGAGGATAATTGCGGCAGGTTATATTTTCTATGCCTATGGCATGGTGGTTACGCAAGCATTTAATGGTGCAGGTGATACAGGAACACCCACAAAAATAAATCTATTGGCCTTTTGGGCTTTTCAGTTGCCATTTGCCTATGTTGCGGCATTCTATTTTAACTGGGGAGCCGTGGGCGTGTTTTTGGCAATTACCTTGGCCGAAGTTTTGTTGGCCATAATTTCCATTATTCTTTTTAAAAAGGGAAATTGGAAAAGAATAGAAATATAG
- a CDS encoding M14 family metallopeptidase: protein MKYSLICLFLLSIISISCKNSATLITEKKETGYQGQGASPVVPTVDRPVQKQWKGIWSQENKTYFSNDFDGARLNGVAFDGNDHYTVWITAENTPINVSPWYSFKVWTENPREITIKLSYQDSRSRYYPKLSLDGVHFKPLDSTAYKIINPGEGEFGIKAAPEFAEIALNIDNNPTWISAQELYTSKRVQNWVDSLSIKPFVSNYEIGKSHENRAIQLMEIKENPSTKKALMIISRQHPPEVTGFLVMKSFIETITGDSPQAKEFRNKFDVFAVPLMNPDGVDNGHWRHNMGGIDLNRDWENFNQPETRSVRDFLNKKSDAGYEFVFGADFHSTWDDIYYPIDSTVIGEKGKIVYDWIKSISNRLPQKRTNIAPSNKIKPTMVSRNYFYVNHGMPAIVFELGDNTPRNFLKEKGKVAAEEIMRLLLAD from the coding sequence ATGAAATATTCTTTGATTTGCCTCTTTCTACTAAGCATTATATCGATATCCTGTAAAAACTCGGCAACCCTAATTACCGAGAAAAAGGAAACCGGATACCAGGGTCAAGGTGCCAGTCCCGTGGTACCTACGGTAGATAGACCCGTACAGAAACAATGGAAAGGTATATGGTCTCAAGAGAATAAAACTTATTTTTCTAATGATTTCGATGGTGCCCGTTTAAACGGTGTTGCGTTCGATGGAAACGATCATTATACCGTTTGGATAACTGCTGAAAACACCCCAATTAACGTTAGCCCATGGTATTCCTTCAAGGTTTGGACCGAAAACCCTAGGGAAATCACCATAAAACTCTCTTATCAAGATTCACGCAGTAGATATTACCCAAAACTAAGTTTAGACGGTGTCCATTTTAAACCTCTGGATAGCACTGCATATAAGATTATCAATCCTGGTGAAGGTGAGTTCGGTATAAAAGCGGCACCCGAATTTGCAGAAATTGCCCTGAATATTGACAATAATCCCACTTGGATTTCTGCCCAGGAACTTTATACTTCAAAAAGAGTACAAAATTGGGTGGATTCATTGTCCATTAAACCTTTTGTTTCAAACTACGAAATAGGTAAATCACATGAAAACAGGGCCATCCAGCTGATGGAAATCAAGGAAAACCCCTCTACCAAAAAGGCCCTGATGATTATTTCAAGGCAACACCCTCCTGAGGTAACGGGGTTTTTGGTCATGAAATCCTTTATTGAAACCATTACGGGAGATAGCCCGCAAGCCAAAGAGTTCCGTAATAAATTTGATGTTTTTGCAGTACCCCTTATGAACCCAGATGGTGTTGACAACGGTCATTGGCGTCATAATATGGGAGGTATAGACCTTAACCGTGATTGGGAAAACTTCAATCAACCAGAAACAAGAAGTGTCCGGGATTTTTTAAATAAAAAAAGTGATGCGGGATATGAATTTGTTTTCGGTGCCGATTTTCATTCCACTTGGGACGACATCTACTACCCCATCGACAGCACTGTGATTGGTGAAAAAGGTAAAATAGTGTACGACTGGATTAAAAGCATTTCAAACCGACTTCCCCAAAAACGCACGAATATAGCTCCTTCGAACAAAATAAAACCTACTATGGTTTCTAGAAATTATTTCTATGTTAACCATGGTATGCCTGCCATTGTTTTTGAACTGGGGGACAACACCCCACGCAACTTTCTCAAGGAAAAAGGAAAAGTGGCTGCAGAGGAAATCATGCGATTGTTACTGGCCGACTAA